The Sphingomonas sp. So64.6b genome includes a region encoding these proteins:
- a CDS encoding thiamine pyrophosphate-dependent enzyme, translating into MDKAIAVDTRRTGGDLVVAGLKRWGIDTMFGVPGVQLDQLFDALSRGGEGIRLIHTRHEQGAAYMALGYAMVTGRPGVCAVVPGPGVLNAGAAIATAYACNARMLCLTSTINSAMLDRRFGALHEINDQSGVLRNLTKWAARASHADEVPGLIDEAFRQLLSGRPQPVALEIPPDILAQLTVGDYPEDRPQISNPPIDATLIAQAAAIAAAAERPMIIVGGGAQGAGAAVRRLAEQLQAPIVSRNMGRGVVDDDDDYALPAAAAIDKWPEVDVVIGIGTRLQILREWGTDARLKVIRIDMDQAEMNRIALPAVGIRADATEGTDALADAIARERNNRPSRTEEIAVLRTAFRLGVARDMAPQMAYVDAIRAAMGEDDVLVDEMTQIAYVARYGFPVHSPRAFVTSSYQGTLGYGFATALGAQVGAGSRRVISINGDGGFMYTMPELATAVLHNIPLIAVVFSDGYFGNVRRIQQGSYGGRMIASVLHNPDFVKLAENFGAVGIRAEGPEALRQAIEKARGINGPVLIEVPQDTDSMPSPWKHIHGRKVR; encoded by the coding sequence ATGGATAAGGCAATAGCTGTCGACACGCGAAGGACGGGCGGCGACCTCGTAGTGGCCGGCCTGAAGCGCTGGGGCATCGATACGATGTTCGGCGTCCCGGGCGTCCAGCTCGATCAGCTGTTCGACGCGCTATCCCGTGGCGGAGAGGGGATTCGTTTGATTCATACGCGTCACGAACAGGGTGCCGCCTATATGGCGTTGGGGTATGCGATGGTCACAGGCCGGCCCGGCGTCTGCGCCGTGGTTCCCGGCCCTGGCGTCCTTAACGCGGGCGCGGCAATCGCAACAGCCTATGCCTGCAATGCACGAATGCTTTGCCTGACCAGCACCATAAACAGCGCGATGCTCGATCGGAGATTCGGCGCTCTCCATGAAATCAACGATCAGTCGGGTGTCTTGCGAAACCTCACCAAATGGGCCGCCCGGGCGAGCCATGCCGACGAAGTGCCCGGGTTGATCGATGAGGCTTTCCGCCAATTGTTGAGCGGGCGTCCGCAGCCGGTCGCGCTCGAGATCCCGCCCGACATCCTGGCACAGCTGACGGTCGGCGATTATCCGGAGGACCGGCCGCAAATTTCCAATCCGCCAATTGATGCGACGTTGATCGCACAGGCGGCAGCTATAGCGGCGGCAGCCGAGCGGCCAATGATTATCGTTGGTGGCGGTGCTCAGGGCGCCGGCGCCGCAGTTCGGCGCCTCGCGGAGCAGCTTCAGGCCCCGATCGTCAGCCGCAACATGGGGCGCGGCGTGGTCGATGACGACGATGATTATGCGCTCCCCGCTGCGGCGGCAATCGACAAATGGCCTGAGGTCGATGTGGTGATCGGCATCGGCACGCGCCTGCAGATTCTTCGCGAATGGGGCACCGATGCGCGGTTGAAAGTAATCCGGATCGACATGGATCAGGCGGAGATGAACCGCATCGCCCTGCCCGCAGTCGGCATCCGCGCCGATGCGACCGAAGGTACTGACGCCCTGGCGGATGCGATTGCCCGCGAGCGAAACAACCGGCCCTCGCGCACCGAGGAAATCGCCGTGTTGCGTACCGCGTTTCGCTTGGGTGTCGCCCGCGACATGGCGCCGCAGATGGCCTATGTCGACGCTATCCGCGCCGCGATGGGCGAGGACGATGTGCTGGTCGATGAGATGACACAGATCGCGTATGTCGCGCGCTATGGATTTCCGGTCCACTCGCCCCGGGCGTTCGTCACCTCGAGCTATCAAGGAACATTGGGATATGGCTTCGCCACAGCTCTCGGTGCGCAAGTTGGAGCGGGCTCGCGCCGCGTTATCTCGATCAACGGAGATGGTGGCTTCATGTACACGATGCCGGAGTTGGCAACGGCGGTACTGCACAATATCCCGCTCATCGCTGTGGTATTCAGCGATGGCTATTTCGGCAATGTGCGGCGGATCCAGCAGGGCAGCTATGGTGGAAGAATGATCGCGTCGGTGCTCCACAATCCGGATTTTGTGAAGCTGGCCGAGAACTTCGGTGCAGTCGGCATTCGCGCGGAGGGGCCCGAGGCGCTCCGTCAGGCCATCGAGAAAGCGCGCGGGATCAATGGCCCAGTGTTGATCGAGGTGCCCCAAGA